The proteins below come from a single Necator americanus strain Aroian chromosome V, whole genome shotgun sequence genomic window:
- a CDS encoding hypothetical protein (NECATOR_CHRV.G20119.T1): MRDWLWSPEEVKDTPSVRAGMSHANEAKLRREGIRLIMEVGTGVRAKAWPTIGTAAVYFHRFYMFHTFQEFAREMTAMGCLFLAGKVSETPKKCKDIVTAAQNVFPTVYGQKNRNAFVDEIMGIERVLLQTMKFDLQVDLPYQYLIDYSKKFKLTKTEINSLVHTSWTFVNDSSFTVLCLIWEPQVIAVALLHLSITVRKVNIGLPDCWWNEYIANLSNSLIDDICHKVLDFYSISKEEKMDFMPPRPFVLGQTPIMPAPAAGPSS; this comes from the exons ATGCGAGATTGGTTGTGGTCTCCAGAAGAAGTGAAG GATACTCCTTCGGTTAGAGCTGGAATGTCCCACGCAAACGAAGCAAAGCTCCGAAGAGAAGGAATAAGGTTGATTATGGAAGTCGGAACAGGCGTTAGAGC TAAAGCGTGGCCCACGATAGGAACTGCTGCTGTCTATTTCCATCGTTTTTATATGTTTCATACTTTCCAGGAATTCGCTCGTGAG ATGACAGCAATGGGATGCCTTTTTCTTGCTGGCAAAGTGTCAGAAACACCGAAAAAATGTAAAGATATCGTGACGGCTGCTCAGAATGTTTTCCCCACTGTATATGGGCAGAAGAATCGCAACGCCTTTGTT GACGAAATAATGGGTATTGAGCGTGTGCTGCTCCAAACAATGAAATTCGACTTGCAAGTAGATTTGCCGTACCAATATCTCATTGACTATTCGAAAAAGTTCAAGTTAACTAAGACTGAG ATCAACTCTCTAGTCCACACATCATGGACTTTTGTTAACGATAGCTCATTTACAGTTTTGTGCTTAATTTGGGAACCACAG GTTATCGCCGTTGCCCTTCTTCACCTTTCAATCACAGTTCGAAAAGTGAATATAGGCTTGCCAGATTGTTGGTGGAACGAATACATTGCGAACTTATCGAACAGCCTTATCGATGACATCTGCCATAAG GTTTTGGATTTCTACTCTATCtcgaaggaagagaaaatggaTTTCATGCCTCCCCGTCCATTTGTTCTCGGCCAAACACCTATCATGCCAGCACCTGCAGCCGGTCCGTCTTCATGA
- a CDS encoding hypothetical protein (NECATOR_CHRV.G20119.T2) → MRDWLWSPEEVKDTPSVRAGMSHANEAKLRREGIRLIMEVGTGVRAKAWPTIGTAAVYFHRFYMFHTFQEFAREMTAMGCLFLAGKVSETPKKCKDIVTAAQNVFPTVYGQKNRNAFVDEIMGIERVLLQTMKFDLQVDLPYQYLIDYSKKFKLTKTEINSLVHTSWTFVNDSSFTVLCLIWEPQVIAVALLHLSITVRKVNIGLPDCWWNEYIANLSNSLIDDICHKQVLDFYSISKEEKMDFMPPRPFVLGQTPIMPAPAAAKSVCLAVSKLLFCDM, encoded by the exons ATGCGAGATTGGTTGTGGTCTCCAGAAGAAGTGAAG GATACTCCTTCGGTTAGAGCTGGAATGTCCCACGCAAACGAAGCAAAGCTCCGAAGAGAAGGAATAAGGTTGATTATGGAAGTCGGAACAGGCGTTAGAGC TAAAGCGTGGCCCACGATAGGAACTGCTGCTGTCTATTTCCATCGTTTTTATATGTTTCATACTTTCCAGGAATTCGCTCGTGAG ATGACAGCAATGGGATGCCTTTTTCTTGCTGGCAAAGTGTCAGAAACACCGAAAAAATGTAAAGATATCGTGACGGCTGCTCAGAATGTTTTCCCCACTGTATATGGGCAGAAGAATCGCAACGCCTTTGTT GACGAAATAATGGGTATTGAGCGTGTGCTGCTCCAAACAATGAAATTCGACTTGCAAGTAGATTTGCCGTACCAATATCTCATTGACTATTCGAAAAAGTTCAAGTTAACTAAGACTGAG ATCAACTCTCTAGTCCACACATCATGGACTTTTGTTAACGATAGCTCATTTACAGTTTTGTGCTTAATTTGGGAACCACAG GTTATCGCCGTTGCCCTTCTTCACCTTTCAATCACAGTTCGAAAAGTGAATATAGGCTTGCCAGATTGTTGGTGGAACGAATACATTGCGAACTTATCGAACAGCCTTATCGATGACATCTGCCATAAG CAGGTTTTGGATTTCTACTCTATCtcgaaggaagagaaaatggaTTTCATGCCTCCCCGTCCATTTGTTCTCGGCCAAACACCTATCATGCCAGCACCTGCAGCCG CTAAATCTGTTTGTTTAGCAGTTTCCAAGTTGTTATTCTGTGATATGTAA
- a CDS encoding hypothetical protein (NECATOR_CHRV.G20119.T3): MRDWLWSPEEVKDTPSVRAGMSHANEAKLRREGIRLIMEVGTGVRAKAWPTIGTAAVYFHRFYMFHTFQEFAREMTAMGCLFLAGKVSETPKKCKDIVTAAQNVFPTVYGQKNRNAFVDEIMGIERVLLQTMKFDLQVDLPYQYLIDYSKKFKLTKTEINSLVHTSWTFVNDSSFTVLCLIWEPQVIAVALLHLSITVRKVNIGLPDCWWNEYIANLSNSLIDDICHKVLDFYSISKEEKMDFMPPRPFVLGQTPIMPAPAAAKSVCLAVSKLLFCDM, from the exons ATGCGAGATTGGTTGTGGTCTCCAGAAGAAGTGAAG GATACTCCTTCGGTTAGAGCTGGAATGTCCCACGCAAACGAAGCAAAGCTCCGAAGAGAAGGAATAAGGTTGATTATGGAAGTCGGAACAGGCGTTAGAGC TAAAGCGTGGCCCACGATAGGAACTGCTGCTGTCTATTTCCATCGTTTTTATATGTTTCATACTTTCCAGGAATTCGCTCGTGAG ATGACAGCAATGGGATGCCTTTTTCTTGCTGGCAAAGTGTCAGAAACACCGAAAAAATGTAAAGATATCGTGACGGCTGCTCAGAATGTTTTCCCCACTGTATATGGGCAGAAGAATCGCAACGCCTTTGTT GACGAAATAATGGGTATTGAGCGTGTGCTGCTCCAAACAATGAAATTCGACTTGCAAGTAGATTTGCCGTACCAATATCTCATTGACTATTCGAAAAAGTTCAAGTTAACTAAGACTGAG ATCAACTCTCTAGTCCACACATCATGGACTTTTGTTAACGATAGCTCATTTACAGTTTTGTGCTTAATTTGGGAACCACAG GTTATCGCCGTTGCCCTTCTTCACCTTTCAATCACAGTTCGAAAAGTGAATATAGGCTTGCCAGATTGTTGGTGGAACGAATACATTGCGAACTTATCGAACAGCCTTATCGATGACATCTGCCATAAG GTTTTGGATTTCTACTCTATCtcgaaggaagagaaaatggaTTTCATGCCTCCCCGTCCATTTGTTCTCGGCCAAACACCTATCATGCCAGCACCTGCAGCCG CTAAATCTGTTTGTTTAGCAGTTTCCAAGTTGTTATTCTGTGATATGTAA